ACTGGTAGGTGGTTGGGATgtgctcccagccagccagtgtAACCTTCTGACCCACCCCGCAGGACAAGCTGGCGAAGGAGGAGCACAACAGCACCCTCAACATGAATAAAATCAACCTGCAGTGGCGCACGGTGCTGCGGGAAGTCAAGGCCAGAGAACTGCGCAAGGACATTGAGATCCTGAGCCAGACCTTTGAGCGGGTGGTGGACTGCAAGGACAGTGTCATCCAGGTAagcagcaggggtcctgtgggCCCATGAACAGGGCTGGAAGAGTGGCTAGCAATGCCCCCCAAGGAGAGGAAGTGCTCAAAGCAGGGTTCCCTGCGCCCTGCAGCCCTCGCTGCTGCTGAGCTCGCTGGCTCtggggccagcgctgcagtgccTGAGCCTTCTCTGTCACCCATGCAGTCGCTGGCCAGCGACCTGTCCGAGGCAGAGGCGCAGTACACTCATGCCCTGTGCAGCCACCTGCACAACATCGACCAGTTGCTACAGCTCCAGCGGTGCCGCCTGAGGTACCTGGATGAGGATTACAACACCGAGCTGGAGGCCCTGAAGAAGGAGTTTGAGACAGAAAGgtacgggggtggggtgggaggggagggtcgCCCGCTTTGGGGGAGGGCACAGACAGGCAGGTGATGAACACAGGGATGGGGAAGCAGCTTGATGGTGCCCCAGGGCCGTGAGCCCTCATCCCTGGCCACAAGGCTCTTGTGCTGAGCTCCAGCTGTAGCCCCACTATGGAGCAGCTCCCCAGAGCTCTCTGGGTAGCCATCAGCTGCTGTCCCTTCCCCTCCGCGGGCCATGCTGGCTCAGCCCTGGTGGCTcacctgtggcttccccaggaggatGATCATCGAGCACCAAGACAAGGAGAGCCGCTACCTGCGGGACGTGCTGCTGGCCCTGGAGCAGAACTTCAGTGAGAGCGAGTATGAGGCCAAGCTGGACTTCCAGAGCACCAGGGACGACGTCAAGAACAAGGTCTGGGCTGAGGCTGCTCCAtgccagcctggggcaggggaggggcttggtGACACCAGCCTTCCTCTGGTTCTTCAGCCAGCAGCTGGTGGCTGACTCTGGTGAGGAGCCCCTCCTCCTCACACTCCTATGTGTGCAGGGCTTGCTAAGGCACAGGGTAATGGACTCTTGCCCACTCTACCACAAggtcctccccactgccagcttAGGGGGCTGCTGTCCAGTCCCagtgggactggggtgggggagctcccCTCCTGGGGTTTGAGTTCCTGCCCTTGGGGTGGGCTCTGCAGGCATGGCTGGCCTGGGGAGTCAGAGGAGGGGAGGCTGGTGGCTCAGGGTGGGTGAGGGGCTAACATGTCTCCCCCCCCAGAACCTGGAGGAGAAGCACTATCTGCGTGTGCAGCTGGAGGGCACAGTGGAGGAGCTGTGGAAGCGGTTCCAGCAGGCGCTGAAGAACTACACCGAGGCAACAGAGGACCGGAAGATTGCATTTGAGGCCCTCAAGCTGAAGGATGAGAAGAGCTCCAAGGAGATTGAGATGCAGATGAAGAAGCTGCAGAAAATACAGGTCAGCGAGgctgccccaccccaagccctggcTGTAGGAAACAGGCCTTCTTGGGGGGTCGTGGGGTTCCCTGTGTGCTGAGCTCCTCACTGACTGCTCCGGGCGCCATTTCCCTGCCAGGACTCCATTGGCATCCTGAAAGGCAAGATCACGGCACACATGCGGGAGGCCGAGGAGCAGAACCGGCGCGTGCAAGAGGAGAAGGAGGTTGTGCTCAAGCAGCTGCAGAAGCTCAAGAGCCAGATGAACCAGGCCAGGACCAAGGCCAGAAGCAACCTGGCCAAGCTCACCCTGGAGAGCAGCACTGCCCTGAAGAAGCTAAGGCGTGTCCTAGAAAAGGTAAAGGCCAGAGTTCCCCTAAACCTGCAGGAGAGGCCTCTGCCCCGCCCATGGGGGCCCTGCTCTCCCATGCATAGCACTGGCCAAGTGCAGCTCACAGCTGCCCCTGTCCAGGACAGACAGCAGAGAGAAGTCCCAGCCATGcagcctggctggtgggagaCTCGCTtcccccaaacccatcatccctTCCTGGCCCCAGGGAGACACTTCTGCCGTCCCCCTGCATTGTCAACACAATTCAGCACCCCCCAGGAAAAGTGCCCCCTCCTGGTTTCCAGAGCACACAGCCATTCTCCATTGCTCATTGAGCTGTCCCCAACCAGCCCGCTAAGGCCTCGCTTGCCCCGCAGGCAGAGCTCATCCTGAGGCTGGCAGAGATGTGTCGGAAGCTGGAGACCGAGGAGGAGAAGGTGCTTCCATTCTACGCCTCCttgctgagcagggaggagcAGGAGAAGGTGGAGCAGGTCTCCCTGGAGAAGCCTGGGGAGCAGCTGGCCCAGGTAAGGGGTGAAAGCATTTGGCCTGGTCCtggaccccctccctcccctcagggTGCTGGAAGGAGGGCAGGGACCCAGACGCTGGGGGTGCCTAGAGGCAGGCTGGCATAGCTGGTGGAGAGCGTGTGCCGCACTGGGCGGCTGGGGAGAAGGTTGCTGAGAACCGTGCGCTCTTTAATTGAGGGGACAAGCAGAACCAGATGGGGTGCATTGTGGGAGCTTCCCCCAAGCCAGCGCTGCCCCCCCTCAGCTCTCCTCTGTCCTTCCAACTGCAGCTGATGCAGGATTACCTGGGCCTGGAGCACTTCTGGCAAAGGTACAACAAGGTGAAGCTGGAGCAGCTGTCTCTGGAGCGGGAGAAGGCAGTGCTGTGCCAGGAGAACCAGAAGCTGCGCCTGCTGCTCAAGCAGTACCTGGACGGGATCTCGGTGAGCGATGAGGTTCTCAGCAGGCTCAACCCACTGCTCATCGTCAGCCACAAGCCCCGTGCGCCTGGGCCTGCCGGCAAAGCCCACCGAAAACGACTCCTTCACAATGTCATCGAGGCTGCCCACGAGGTGCCACACATCCTGTGAGCTGCCCACCTACCCAGCctggggcatgctgggaactgcgcTCTGCGAGCTGCGGCAGCTTGTGCCTGGCGCGCGTGGCTGGGCGAGTTGGGCATGAGGAGCAGCGAGCGCTTCCCCCGTGGGGCTGTCCCACTTACTGGGGAAACTCTGTGCCCATAGGAAGCTGCCATTAAAGGGTTGTACTGATCGCAGTGGTGACGCCTGACAGGGGAGTGTAGGGGAGCCGAGGGGCATCCAGGCACATGGCTCTACCCCCGCGTTGCCAAGGCAGGCTGGTAACCCTGGTGCAGCactgcagcctccaggccaggccctgccccagggaagcACGGCCCTGGGATTGCCTgatcctgggaaagggcaggcagATGGCCACCGTGAGCGAGATGCCTTCACTCTCTTGCCCTGTCTAAGCCCTGGGAGCTGGCTTGTCAGGTTCAAGCCGGTCCTGCTGCTCCGGCCCCCCTTCAGCTTCCCCCACGCCCTCTTCCCCGGGGACCCTGACAGAAGCAGCCACAGAGCAGGTGCTGACActgtgggaggagaggaggttTATTTCTTTTTGGCCTTGTTTCTCTTCTCCTCCTTGAGCCTCTTCTTGGCCCCCCGGGAGCTGCTGGCCTTGTGGTAAAGGTGGTAGCCAATCAGGCCCAGCAGAGCCGGGATCAGCCCgatgcagagcaggggcagcacgtCATTCGTCAGCTTCTGCCAGTAGCTGGCCCGGGAGAGGCCAACCAGCTCCACATCAAACTGCAGCACGGCatcagctggggagagagggagcatGGCTGAGCGGGGCTCCCCTGCACACGCGGCACAGGTGGGAGTGGTCCTGACCCAGCTGGCACAGGGCATGTGGTCACTGCCCAAGCTCATGGGAGGGCACCAGACAGCGCtgctcccccagagcagggcagccgcacgctgccctgcccagagcaaagcagaggcagctgcagctctggggagtCCCAGCTCTGGCAGCCTCTCCAGGCAGGCCAAGGACTGAAGGGGCTACAGA
The DNA window shown above is from Mauremys reevesii isolate NIE-2019 linkage group 25, ASM1616193v1, whole genome shotgun sequence and carries:
- the CCDC65 gene encoding dynein regulatory complex subunit 2 — encoded protein: MPKKGRKGRKAAALSEEERLLLMQQKMLAEEELSKKKEDMLTQFLKDKLAKEEHNSTLNMNKINLQWRTVLREVKARELRKDIEILSQTFERVVDCKDSVIQSLASDLSEAEAQYTHALCSHLHNIDQLLQLQRCRLRYLDEDYNTELEALKKEFETERRMIIEHQDKESRYLRDVLLALEQNFSESEYEAKLDFQSTRDDVKNKNLEEKHYLRVQLEGTVEELWKRFQQALKNYTEATEDRKIAFEALKLKDEKSSKEIEMQMKKLQKIQDSIGILKGKITAHMREAEEQNRRVQEEKEVVLKQLQKLKSQMNQARTKARSNLAKLTLESSTALKKLRRVLEKAELILRLAEMCRKLETEEEKVLPFYASLLSREEQEKVEQVSLEKPGEQLAQLMQDYLGLEHFWQRYNKVKLEQLSLEREKAVLCQENQKLRLLLKQYLDGISVSDEVLSRLNPLLIVSHKPRAPGPAGKAHRKRLLHNVIEAAHEVPHIL
- the FKBP11 gene encoding peptidyl-prolyl cis-trans isomerase FKBP11 → MCVGEKRRVIIPPQLAYGKRGSPPAVPADAVLQFDVELVGLSRASYWQKLTNDVLPLLCIGLIPALLGLIGYHLYHKASSSRGAKKRLKEEKRNKAKKK